The Armatimonadota bacterium genome includes a region encoding these proteins:
- the rpiB gene encoding ribose 5-phosphate isomerase B → MNAKNTPIAIGSDHAGYYLKESLAEDLKADGYQIQDFGTFSLESVDYPDIAREVAEAVSSGRFEKGILVCGTGIGVSITANKVKGIRAAVCSETYSAKMSRQHNNANIIAVGARVVGPGLALDIVKSFLETPFEHGSRHERRVDKINALDER, encoded by the coding sequence ATGAACGCTAAAAACACACCCATCGCAATCGGGTCAGACCATGCGGGTTATTACCTTAAAGAGAGCCTGGCCGAGGACCTGAAAGCCGATGGTTATCAGATACAAGACTTCGGCACATTTTCACTCGAATCGGTCGACTACCCGGACATCGCGCGCGAGGTCGCCGAGGCGGTTTCGTCGGGTCGGTTTGAGAAGGGCATCCTCGTGTGCGGGACAGGCATTGGGGTTTCTATCACCGCCAACAAGGTAAAGGGCATAAGAGCCGCTGTCTGTTCGGAGACCTATTCCGCAAAGATGAGCCGTCAGCACAACAATGCCAATATCATAGCCGTCGGCGCCAGAGTCGTGGGGCCTGGGCTTGCGCTGGATATAGTAAAGAGTTTTCTTGAAACACCATTTGAGCATGGATCGCGCCACGAGCGGCGCGTGGATAAGATAAATGCGCTCGACGAGCGCTAG
- the selB gene encoding selenocysteine-specific translation elongation factor, with amino-acid sequence MDSQESTKHLILGTAGHVDHGKTTLIKAMTGINTDRLKEEQERGLTIDLGFASLMLPSGKQIGIVDVPGHERFLKNMLAGASGVDIALLVVAADEGVMPQTREHLEILELLETKLGVVALTKCDMVEDDWLDIVQEDLEQYLKDTSFGNAKIIRVSGTTGEGVDDLIREIDRLADMAAQRTTQGPFRLPIDRVFTMTGFGTVVTGTLVSGTIRLGDAVTILPQGIDSRVRQIQVHGKKQDSAYAGSRVALNLVGVEVPDIGRGSVLLPPGYLGATNMLDASVSVLKDSPRPLRSRMRIRMHIGTLEAIGRVMILGGEEIAPGEKGLVQLRLETKIVAARSDRFVLRFYSPARVMGGGIILEPNATKHRKNDADIIKKLERTLSGNPADIIEDALAASETGLARKDIIQRTGLSDQEVNSVLEELVSGGRALELHGRFVHKPGYDMIASRIKSTLAAYHKANPIKPGMPIHELKAALGQRIEQKGFQAILSSMAADGEVEVSESVIKLPGHIMTLDSQQEELLLKIETAYLDAGVNPPLLTELERKYGADTREIVTLLTTRGGLAKVDTDLYFHKYAIDSAADMLKKYLEENGQITVAQFRDLINSSRKYVVPLLEYFDSKRITRRMGDQRALFGR; translated from the coding sequence ATGGACTCACAAGAGAGCACAAAGCACCTGATACTCGGCACCGCCGGCCACGTCGATCATGGCAAGACCACGCTTATTAAAGCCATGACCGGGATCAATACCGACCGCCTGAAGGAAGAACAGGAACGGGGCCTTACAATAGACTTGGGGTTTGCATCACTGATGCTTCCGAGCGGGAAGCAGATAGGTATTGTCGATGTGCCGGGGCATGAGAGATTCCTCAAAAATATGCTCGCAGGTGCAAGCGGCGTCGATATCGCGCTGCTGGTAGTGGCTGCTGACGAGGGCGTGATGCCTCAGACGCGCGAGCACCTCGAAATACTTGAGCTGTTGGAAACAAAGCTTGGGGTAGTCGCTCTCACCAAGTGCGATATGGTGGAGGATGACTGGCTCGATATCGTACAGGAAGACCTTGAGCAATACCTCAAGGACACCTCGTTCGGAAATGCAAAGATCATTCGGGTATCGGGAACCACAGGCGAAGGTGTCGATGACCTCATAAGAGAGATAGACAGGCTCGCGGACATGGCGGCTCAGCGCACAACGCAGGGACCGTTCAGGCTCCCGATAGACAGAGTGTTCACGATGACGGGTTTCGGGACTGTCGTGACGGGTACGCTGGTCTCAGGCACAATCAGGCTCGGCGATGCCGTCACCATACTGCCCCAGGGGATCGACTCGCGCGTCCGTCAAATCCAGGTCCATGGCAAGAAACAGGACTCAGCTTACGCCGGAAGCCGCGTTGCACTAAACCTGGTGGGGGTCGAAGTGCCGGATATCGGGCGTGGAAGCGTGCTCCTGCCGCCGGGATACCTTGGCGCGACGAACATGCTCGATGCAAGCGTATCGGTGCTCAAAGACTCTCCCCGCCCTCTCAGAAGCAGAATGCGCATCAGGATGCACATAGGCACGCTTGAAGCGATCGGCCGCGTGATGATATTAGGCGGCGAAGAGATAGCCCCCGGAGAAAAAGGGCTGGTTCAACTCAGGCTTGAGACCAAAATAGTGGCCGCGCGGTCAGACAGGTTCGTGCTTCGATTCTACTCTCCTGCTCGCGTAATGGGCGGCGGGATAATACTCGAGCCGAACGCAACTAAACACCGAAAAAACGATGCAGACATAATAAAAAAGCTCGAACGCACGCTCAGCGGCAACCCGGCGGATATAATTGAGGACGCGCTTGCTGCCAGCGAAACCGGACTTGCAAGAAAAGATATAATCCAGCGAACAGGCCTGAGTGATCAGGAAGTAAACTCGGTTTTGGAAGAACTGGTAAGCGGCGGCCGCGCGCTCGAACTGCACGGCAGGTTTGTGCATAAGCCCGGGTATGATATGATTGCATCCAGGATAAAATCGACTTTGGCAGCATATCATAAAGCCAATCCGATAAAACCCGGAATGCCCATCCATGAGCTTAAGGCTGCTTTGGGGCAGCGGATTGAGCAGAAAGGTTTCCAGGCGATACTCTCGTCAATGGCAGCGGACGGAGAAGTAGAGGTATCGGAAAGTGTTATAAAACTGCCGGGTCATATTATGACTCTGGATTCTCAACAGGAAGAACTGCTGTTAAAAATCGAGACTGCCTACCTTGATGCAGGCGTTAATCCGCCTCTGCTGACCGAACTGGAACGCAAATATGGAGCGGATACGCGCGAGATAGTGACTCTGCTTACGACGCGCGGCGGGCTGGCTAAAGTTGACACCGATTTATATTTCCATAAGTATGCCATAGATAGCGCAGCCGATATGCTCAAGAAATATCTCGAGGAAAACGGACAAATTACGGTGGCGCAGTTTAGAGACCTGATCAATTCGAGCAGAAAATATGTTGTGCCACTGCTTGAATATTTTGACTCCAAGCGTATTACGCGGAGGATGGGTGACCAGAGAGCACTTTTTGGGCGATAG
- a CDS encoding tetratricopeptide repeat protein gives MTNTNNTTGHGRVRTSATRLSSLMKRASSLADQGMFDEAIANIKEAIALCPGDPKFSIQLANIYRAQNRMGPAIEAMRTAIELDPKDGDLQQQLLRTLLEMGRYDEAIAISNRLLKSHPRNLIARDILGIAYLQQGRLDSALKVTDELIHLAPTDAAHHFKKAVLLQQKGEISRAMSAFLLALEMEPDGGLADDAREAIAALDSYQLKQILTLAVEDAVFRAKIALDPETALAQRGFHLSMAGVSTLRQLDLGNLPGDPQSRYYH, from the coding sequence ATGACGAATACAAACAATACAACCGGACATGGACGAGTTAGGACCAGCGCCACGCGGCTTTCCAGCCTGATGAAGCGCGCCAGTTCGCTTGCCGACCAGGGTATGTTTGACGAGGCAATTGCCAACATCAAAGAGGCGATAGCGCTGTGTCCCGGTGACCCGAAGTTCAGCATACAGCTTGCCAATATTTACCGTGCGCAGAATCGAATGGGACCCGCAATAGAGGCTATGCGTACAGCCATTGAGCTTGATCCGAAGGACGGCGATCTGCAGCAGCAACTGTTGCGCACTCTCCTTGAGATGGGTCGTTACGATGAGGCAATAGCAATCAGCAACAGACTCCTCAAAAGTCACCCGAGGAATCTTATCGCGCGCGACATACTCGGCATTGCATATTTGCAGCAGGGCAGACTCGACAGCGCTCTTAAGGTTACCGACGAGCTTATTCATCTTGCTCCCACGGATGCCGCGCACCATTTCAAAAAGGCTGTTTTGCTTCAGCAAAAAGGCGAGATATCACGCGCAATGTCTGCATTCCTGCTGGCTCTTGAGATGGAACCGGACGGCGGTCTGGCGGATGATGCCCGCGAAGCCATAGCCGCGCTCGACAGCTATCAGCTAAAGCAGATACTTACGCTTGCAGTTGAGGATGCTGTTTTCAGAGCAAAAATAGCACTTGATCCCGAAACCGCACTTGCTCAGCGGGGTTTTCATCTGAGCATGGCCGGTGTATCCACATTAAGACAGCTCGACCTCGGAAATCTCCCCGGCGATCCGCAGAGCAGATACTACCACTAG
- a CDS encoding N-6 DNA methylase codes for MRDSTQNKSLSLFVDRCASALESLYAAAMHDCDNAEPNKVCSESLRHIVRMIAVLAASEKMPDNGTSIVPICAAADALKQTAYKPSECLNTQYIESCRKAFETSGYGIFALGDDSTLTEEAFAQAAKSLLRPTPDAPIDSIFFQTIPLSWLGCAYQGLLAFRPSKNLDRLESSRTRRKDAGVYFTPPPLVSYIIDSVVSPLAQTRKITDHNPHAVRILDPAMGGGDFLCAAVEKLANSDDEAQIAAGCVYGADIDPTAVEISRFCVWASSRFADGIAVNVNSHLICADSLGSDDKHFDWKRAFSEVFTHGGFDAVVGNPPYIAAKNGLAHMSRGQSDSYLLFLNLVMKNDLVRTGGMLSMVLPDPMLVRENAAEVRRSLISDWTIKSLLHISGAFRDAQVANIVPVCKNAAPSDDHFSVCRIESRADRRAFVLRPVQTFESLARNLRREVVLSQRRYEFLYLLEDGRFGEIIRKIHGESAALSNYQAPFVPLKDLNVKAIYRGEEVGKSNIRRESGDMPVIMGGQSIRPYEILWEGVKTSRSWVKKSVERYHSTKIMLQKSSARLVAALDRVSKNHIGYVFPQSVYGIELCKPGIDEVYLLCILNSRVMNEYVRRAVTGYKFVQPQIEIEDIRALPIRQISFTTPPDERKAGLACGIEIFESESLRGASFPRLSNFIAQCTERSDVAHDMLVYLGNLVIDLTQADRTSPSPDLTARLESTRAAVETVVSRLYSNEPDQMDLIL; via the coding sequence TTGAGAGATTCGACGCAAAATAAGTCGCTGAGTTTGTTTGTGGATAGGTGCGCTTCGGCATTGGAATCACTTTATGCCGCCGCCATGCACGATTGCGATAACGCCGAACCGAATAAGGTGTGTTCGGAGTCGCTGCGGCATATAGTGCGAATGATCGCAGTGCTTGCCGCATCTGAAAAAATGCCCGATAACGGAACCTCAATAGTCCCCATTTGCGCGGCTGCTGATGCTCTCAAGCAAACAGCTTACAAACCTTCCGAGTGCTTGAATACGCAATATATAGAGTCATGCCGTAAGGCTTTTGAAACGTCGGGCTATGGAATATTCGCGCTCGGTGATGACAGCACTCTAACTGAAGAGGCATTTGCTCAAGCAGCAAAGTCGCTCCTTCGTCCCACGCCAGATGCGCCAATAGACTCTATATTTTTTCAGACGATCCCGCTTTCATGGCTCGGGTGCGCATATCAGGGTCTGCTGGCGTTTAGGCCATCCAAAAATTTGGACCGGCTGGAATCGAGCAGAACACGGCGCAAAGACGCGGGTGTGTATTTTACTCCTCCCCCGCTGGTCAGCTATATCATAGATTCGGTCGTATCGCCCCTTGCCCAGACTCGAAAGATCACTGATCATAATCCTCACGCTGTAAGAATCCTGGACCCCGCGATGGGTGGGGGTGATTTTCTCTGCGCGGCAGTCGAAAAGCTGGCCAATAGCGATGATGAGGCGCAAATTGCAGCGGGATGCGTCTATGGGGCGGATATCGATCCGACGGCTGTAGAGATATCGCGTTTTTGCGTATGGGCATCGTCGCGCTTTGCAGATGGGATCGCAGTAAATGTCAACTCGCACCTAATATGCGCCGACTCTCTCGGCTCGGATGATAAGCATTTTGACTGGAAACGCGCTTTTAGTGAAGTCTTTACGCACGGTGGTTTCGACGCTGTTGTAGGCAATCCGCCTTACATCGCGGCAAAAAACGGGCTGGCGCATATGTCGCGCGGTCAGTCGGACTCGTATCTTTTATTCCTGAACCTTGTGATGAAAAACGACCTGGTTAGAACCGGAGGCATGCTTTCGATGGTGCTGCCCGACCCGATGCTGGTGCGCGAAAACGCCGCTGAGGTCAGGCGATCGCTAATCTCGGACTGGACAATAAAGTCTCTGCTGCACATATCCGGCGCGTTTAGAGATGCGCAGGTCGCAAACATAGTGCCGGTCTGCAAAAATGCGGCGCCGTCCGATGATCATTTCTCAGTCTGCAGAATAGAGAGCCGTGCCGACCGCCGGGCGTTCGTGCTCAGACCTGTGCAGACTTTTGAATCGCTGGCGCGCAATCTCAGGCGAGAGGTGGTCTTGTCACAGAGGCGATATGAGTTTTTATATCTGCTCGAAGACGGGCGATTCGGCGAGATCATCAGGAAAATACACGGCGAGAGCGCGGCGCTGAGCAATTACCAGGCTCCATTTGTCCCGCTAAAAGACTTGAACGTAAAAGCCATATATCGCGGGGAAGAGGTCGGCAAATCAAATATAAGACGGGAAAGCGGCGACATGCCGGTCATCATGGGCGGCCAGAGCATAAGGCCATATGAAATCTTGTGGGAAGGGGTCAAGACCAGCAGGTCGTGGGTCAAGAAGTCCGTCGAAAGATATCACAGCACGAAGATAATGCTGCAAAAGAGTTCGGCCAGACTTGTTGCCGCTCTGGATAGAGTAAGCAAAAATCATATCGGCTACGTTTTCCCACAGTCGGTATATGGGATCGAACTGTGTAAACCCGGAATTGACGAGGTATATCTGCTGTGCATACTCAATTCGCGGGTTATGAATGAATATGTCCGGAGGGCTGTTACAGGCTACAAATTTGTGCAGCCGCAGATAGAGATCGAAGACATTCGCGCACTGCCTATTCGACAAATAAGCTTCACTACACCGCCGGATGAACGTAAGGCAGGTCTCGCCTGCGGCATTGAAATTTTCGAGAGTGAGTCTTTGCGGGGGGCGTCATTCCCAAGGTTGTCAAACTTCATAGCGCAGTGCACTGAGCGCTCGGATGTAGCGCATGACATGCTTGTATATTTGGGGAACCTGGTGATAGACCTGACACAAGCCGACCGCACATCGCCCAGCCCGGATTTGACAGCCCGGCTGGAATCAACGCGCGCGGCGGTCGAAACTGTAGTCAGCCGCCTATACTCGAATGAGCCTGATCAGATGGACCTGATACTATAA
- a CDS encoding MraY family glycosyltransferase gives MNSTLLAALISLVVALILTPQVKMLATRLGVVARPGGRRVHSRVTPLMGGIAMYAGFIVAIIVVVALSPRLHFDMQTIGILVGATYVSIIGVIDDKYELPGWFQALSILISGTILVLFGVKIQHVTNPFHGGHLMWLGWIGIPVTLIWVLMVTKAVDCMDGLDGLAAGISGIAAATLMLMALRSGERFEISAVMAAALLGGTIGFLRYNYPPAKIFMGTIGAQFLGFMLAGISIAGAFKIAAFVAVAAPVLVLGVPLFDTTFVVLRRIATGKKIHEADTSHLHHRLMNKGFSHRQVVWLIYGLTMLFCAAAYTLFVYAR, from the coding sequence ATGAACTCAACATTATTGGCCGCGCTGATCAGTCTTGTTGTGGCCTTGATATTGACCCCACAGGTCAAAATGCTGGCGACACGCCTTGGAGTGGTTGCTCGTCCCGGTGGCAGGCGTGTGCACTCGCGGGTCACGCCTCTTATGGGCGGCATCGCAATGTATGCGGGGTTCATCGTGGCAATTATCGTTGTCGTGGCGCTGAGCCCGCGGCTGCATTTTGATATGCAGACGATAGGCATCCTTGTCGGAGCGACCTATGTTTCGATCATAGGTGTCATTGACGACAAATACGAGCTTCCCGGCTGGTTCCAGGCGCTGAGCATACTTATCAGCGGCACGATCCTCGTGCTCTTCGGTGTAAAGATACAGCACGTTACCAACCCCTTCCATGGCGGCCATTTAATGTGGCTCGGTTGGATAGGCATTCCAGTGACTCTGATCTGGGTCCTGATGGTAACCAAAGCAGTGGACTGTATGGACGGCCTCGATGGTCTGGCGGCGGGCATATCCGGGATTGCGGCGGCAACTCTAATGCTGATGGCGCTGCGTTCGGGTGAGCGTTTCGAGATATCCGCTGTAATGGCTGCGGCCCTGCTTGGTGGAACAATAGGCTTTCTGCGCTATAACTATCCCCCCGCAAAGATTTTCATGGGCACAATAGGCGCTCAGTTTCTCGGCTTTATGCTTGCCGGAATATCGATTGCGGGAGCATTTAAGATAGCAGCGTTTGTGGCGGTGGCGGCGCCTGTGCTGGTTCTGGGCGTGCCTCTCTTCGACACTACGTTTGTAGTCCTCAGAAGAATTGCCACCGGCAAGAAGATACACGAAGCCGATACCAGCCATCTCCATCACAGACTTATGAACAAAGGCTTTTCGCACAGGCAGGTAGTATGGCTTATCTACGGTCTGACGATGCTTTTCTGCGCTGCGGCGTATACGCTTTTTGTCTATGCCAGATGA
- a CDS encoding methyltransferase domain-containing protein: MTQTQFKQIAAYYDDLMAGVPYNLWVRYIEDILARIEYRPKSVLDVACGTGNVSEILADKGYKVVGADIAPDMIDAAKSKHSSVEYFVQDMADLDLDGRKFDLSISLFDSLNYITDPSRLARAIKRVGEHLVEGGIFIFDVNTEYALAHHFFDQANIASNIYPHYIWNSTYDHSTRICTVNMTFEVMEDGEKRQFKEVHIQRAHSLEELSMMLSDAGFDVVDIFHAYKFRRPTRRSDRVFYVARKVR, translated from the coding sequence ATGACACAAACACAGTTCAAACAGATAGCTGCGTACTATGATGACCTGATGGCCGGCGTCCCGTATAATCTTTGGGTCAGATATATAGAGGATATACTGGCGCGCATTGAGTATCGTCCCAAAAGCGTGCTCGATGTAGCGTGCGGCACAGGCAATGTCAGCGAGATACTAGCGGATAAGGGATACAAAGTAGTAGGTGCCGACATAGCTCCGGATATGATCGATGCAGCCAAGTCCAAGCACAGCAGCGTGGAATATTTTGTGCAGGATATGGCAGACCTCGATCTGGACGGGCGCAAGTTCGATCTATCTATCAGCCTGTTCGATTCTCTGAACTATATTACCGACCCGTCTCGTCTTGCGCGCGCAATCAAGCGGGTGGGGGAGCATTTAGTCGAGGGCGGCATCTTCATATTCGACGTGAACACTGAGTATGCCCTGGCGCATCATTTCTTCGATCAAGCCAACATCGCATCGAATATTTATCCGCACTATATCTGGAACAGCACGTACGACCACTCCACTCGAATCTGCACAGTGAATATGACCTTTGAGGTAATGGAAGACGGCGAAAAGCGCCAGTTCAAAGAGGTCCACATACAGCGCGCGCATAGCCTCGAGGAGCTTTCGATGATGCTGAGCGACGCAGGCTTTGATGTGGTCGATATTTTCCATGCCTATAAATTTCGCCGACCGACAAGGCGGTCGGACAGAGTATTTTATGTAGCTAGAAAGGTGAGATAA
- a CDS encoding glycosyl hydrolase family 65 protein, whose product MNRSVMRGVALIILAAAAIIGLLLIPNKSSKNANHPPNDDPWLLVSYDPDNLYGTYLGNGFIGCRIMGEGVGNHNGQPLPCFMAGLYDNEKLIPTPTWSDLRFYDGKTEFKIDKDADYKQVLNMKTGILTTYATWRAGRKTLKGKVEVIVSRAEPNVGVVRAELRPNFSSRIDAQSYSRNTENFALSPTPKDGDTGWRLNGSERIRACAFGTKQSGIKFALASLLVSSAEGDPPSWGGSSVESVLALEPKRGVKFSVSNYSSVFIGGDPENNACMNVLFAAGAHDITMKSKLWELRKYDDSRFISLHKRAMSDLWKHDIIIDGPKRDQQALHSCMFYLLQSVRKGSQWSIPPMGLSNNAFSGHVFWDADLWMFPALILQHPELARSIVDYRYNTLLGAMANAKEHGFAGAEYAWESGYTGKEDTPEGLVYRNERHIDGDVALCQWQYYLATGDKTWLKTRGYPVIKATADYWASRVKWVPAKDHYEILQVVPPDENAELINNSAYTNIIAQMNLRIAEQAAKRIGAAPDLKWAQVAEKMYIPFDPTNKRFSAFDGHKPNWKAKQADTELIVYPLQYKFAGQDMTAIYKNTFEYYSSRLYPNGPAMSTSAHCVIAARLGDCDRAYNEFMKSYKPYFRGPFNYFNEKSSTTYENMCFLTGAAGPIQSTIFGLAGANMDYFAQDQSKILNWSPCLPKRWKSIKLTRVQWQGKQFDVTVTKGNKVSIN is encoded by the coding sequence ATGAATCGCAGTGTCATGCGCGGTGTCGCGCTGATTATCCTTGCCGCAGCCGCAATAATCGGTCTGCTTCTAATTCCGAACAAGTCAAGCAAAAACGCAAACCATCCACCAAATGACGACCCCTGGCTCCTGGTCTCATACGACCCCGATAATCTTTACGGCACATATCTGGGCAACGGCTTCATCGGCTGCCGGATTATGGGCGAAGGTGTGGGCAATCATAACGGCCAGCCTCTGCCCTGCTTCATGGCCGGTCTCTATGACAATGAGAAACTCATCCCCACACCTACCTGGAGTGATCTACGTTTCTATGACGGCAAGACCGAGTTCAAGATAGATAAAGATGCCGACTACAAACAGGTCCTCAATATGAAGACCGGCATCCTTACGACGTACGCCACATGGCGCGCCGGTCGCAAGACTCTTAAGGGTAAAGTCGAGGTTATAGTTTCAAGGGCGGAGCCGAATGTGGGGGTTGTGCGTGCGGAATTGCGCCCAAACTTTTCAAGTAGAATTGATGCACAGTCTTACAGCCGCAATACTGAAAATTTCGCGTTGTCTCCGACACCCAAAGATGGGGATACTGGGTGGCGATTGAATGGTAGCGAGCGTATTAGGGCCTGCGCTTTCGGCACAAAACAGAGCGGCATCAAGTTTGCGCTTGCTTCACTTTTGGTGTCGAGTGCAGAAGGCGATCCCCCCTCATGGGGAGGCAGTAGTGTTGAGTCCGTTCTCGCTCTGGAACCCAAGAGAGGTGTTAAGTTTTCAGTGAGCAATTACAGCTCGGTGTTTATTGGTGGCGACCCGGAGAATAACGCCTGCATGAATGTGCTATTTGCCGCAGGAGCACATGACATTACAATGAAGTCTAAACTCTGGGAACTGCGCAAATACGACGACAGCAGGTTTATCTCTCTGCACAAACGCGCAATGTCCGACCTCTGGAAGCACGACATAATAATAGACGGCCCCAAGCGCGACCAGCAGGCTCTCCACTCCTGCATGTTCTATTTACTTCAGAGCGTGCGTAAAGGCAGCCAGTGGAGCATACCGCCGATGGGCCTGTCAAACAATGCCTTCAGCGGGCATGTCTTCTGGGACGCCGATTTGTGGATGTTCCCTGCTCTGATATTGCAGCACCCCGAGCTTGCTCGCTCGATAGTGGATTATCGATATAACACACTGCTCGGAGCAATGGCTAATGCAAAAGAGCACGGTTTTGCCGGAGCGGAATATGCCTGGGAGAGCGGATATACGGGCAAAGAAGACACTCCCGAGGGGCTTGTCTATAGAAATGAGAGGCACATTGACGGAGACGTGGCTCTTTGCCAGTGGCAGTATTATTTAGCTACGGGCGACAAGACATGGCTCAAGACCCGAGGCTACCCCGTAATAAAAGCGACAGCAGACTACTGGGCCAGCCGGGTGAAGTGGGTTCCTGCAAAGGACCATTATGAGATATTGCAGGTAGTTCCGCCGGATGAAAATGCCGAGCTTATCAACAATAGCGCGTATACAAATATCATCGCTCAGATGAATCTGCGTATCGCCGAGCAGGCTGCTAAGCGTATCGGTGCAGCGCCTGATCTTAAGTGGGCGCAGGTCGCCGAGAAGATGTATATTCCTTTTGATCCGACTAATAAGCGTTTCTCAGCGTTCGACGGTCACAAGCCGAACTGGAAAGCAAAGCAGGCCGATACTGAGCTTATAGTATATCCGCTGCAGTATAAGTTTGCCGGTCAAGATATGACAGCTATATACAAAAATACGTTTGAGTATTATTCCAGCCGACTCTATCCGAACGGGCCTGCCATGAGCACATCAGCTCATTGTGTCATTGCCGCGCGCCTGGGTGATTGCGACAGGGCATATAATGAGTTTATGAAGAGCTACAAGCCCTACTTCCGCGGGCCTTTCAATTACTTCAATGAGAAGTCCTCCACCACATACGAAAATATGTGCTTCCTCACCGGAGCCGCCGGGCCGATCCAATCGACCATATTCGGTCTTGCAGGCGCAAACATGGACTACTTTGCTCAAGATCAAAGCAAAATCTTGAACTGGTCGCCATGTCTGCCGAAGCGCTGGAAGTCCATAAAGCTCACGCGAGTCCAATGGCAGGGTAAGCAGTTCGATGTCACAGTAACCAAGGGTAATAAAGTCAGCATAAATTAG
- the glyA gene encoding serine hydroxymethyltransferase — protein MSNINAPLEQVDPEVAGIIGDEIKRQNDKILLIASENYASKAVMEAQGSVLTNKYAEGYSGKRYYGGCENVDRVEMLAIERAKELFGAEHANVQPHSGSQANMAAYFAFMKPGDNYLSMELSHGGHLTHGSHVNFSGILYNPCYYGVDPETEMLNYDTIRKLAEDCRPKMIVTGATAYPRFWDWAEFRKIADSVGAILMADIAHVAGLIAAGEHPSPVPYCDIVTFTTHKTLRGPRAGMILCKQEHAKAVNKAVFPGLQGGPLEHVIAAKAVCLHEALQPSFKEYQKQIKLNAAALAKTLESGGMRLVSGGTDNHLMLVDLTGLGLTGKAAQEALDKVGIVCNKNMIPFDKEKPAFTSGVRIGTPCVTTRGMKEPEMVKIGEMIVKCLKHMTDSPEDTAARDQIAAEVKTLTSGFPIY, from the coding sequence ATGAGTAATATCAATGCGCCGCTGGAGCAGGTTGATCCTGAGGTGGCGGGCATAATCGGCGATGAGATAAAGCGCCAGAATGACAAAATACTGCTCATCGCATCGGAGAATTACGCCAGCAAAGCGGTAATGGAGGCGCAGGGTTCGGTCCTTACGAACAAATATGCCGAGGGCTATTCGGGCAAGCGCTATTACGGCGGCTGCGAAAATGTGGACCGCGTCGAAATGCTTGCCATTGAGCGCGCGAAAGAGCTTTTCGGGGCGGAGCATGCCAACGTACAGCCGCACTCAGGCTCGCAGGCCAATATGGCGGCTTACTTTGCGTTCATGAAGCCCGGCGATAATTATCTGTCGATGGAACTCTCCCACGGCGGCCACCTCACACACGGCAGTCATGTCAATTTTTCTGGCATTTTATATAACCCATGCTACTACGGTGTCGATCCTGAGACCGAGATGCTCAACTACGACACCATCCGCAAGCTGGCTGAAGATTGCCGGCCTAAGATGATCGTAACCGGAGCGACAGCTTATCCTCGATTCTGGGATTGGGCCGAGTTTAGAAAGATAGCCGACAGCGTCGGCGCTATCCTTATGGCCGATATCGCTCACGTCGCAGGGCTTATCGCGGCTGGCGAGCACCCGTCCCCGGTGCCTTATTGCGATATAGTCACATTCACCACGCATAAGACCCTTCGTGGTCCGCGCGCAGGTATGATCCTGTGCAAGCAGGAGCATGCCAAGGCTGTAAACAAAGCGGTTTTCCCTGGTCTGCAGGGCGGCCCGCTGGAGCATGTGATAGCGGCTAAGGCAGTATGTTTGCATGAGGCTCTTCAACCGTCGTTCAAAGAGTATCAGAAGCAGATCAAGCTCAATGCAGCCGCACTCGCCAAGACTCTCGAATCCGGCGGAATGCGATTGGTGAGCGGGGGAACTGATAACCACCTCATGCTCGTAGACTTGACTGGTCTCGGCTTAACCGGCAAGGCCGCGCAAGAGGCTTTGGATAAGGTCGGGATCGTGTGCAATAAGAATATGATCCCGTTTGATAAAGAGAAGCCGGCGTTTACCAGTGGTGTTCGCATCGGGACTCCATGCGTCACCACTCGCGGTATGAAAGAGCCTGAGATGGTAAAGATCGGCGAGATGATCGTCAAGTGCTTGAAGCATATGACAGACTCGCCGGAAGATACAGCCGCGCGCGATCAGATTGCTGCAGAGGTCAAGACACTAACCAGTGGCTTCCCGATTTACTAA